One genomic region from Amaranthus tricolor cultivar Red isolate AtriRed21 chromosome 12, ASM2621246v1, whole genome shotgun sequence encodes:
- the LOC130796758 gene encoding phenylacetaldehyde reductase-like: MNSMDEFTKGNGRKVCVTGASGFVASWIVKLLLQSGYVVNATVRDPSDPKKTEHLMELEGAKERLHLFKAELMEEGSFDSAVAGCEGVFHVASPVIFTPKDPQADVIDPALKGTHNVLASCKKFSSVKRVIFTSSGAAIFFNGRTLAPDVLVDETWFSDPQLCKGSDVMWYTLSKTLAEEAAWKFAKENEIDMVCMNPTMTIGPMLQPTLNESVASVLNLINGSGLYPNHACPWVHVKNVAEAHIRAFEIPSAKGRYILAERVLHFSEVLEILHEIYPHLVLPHKCVEVLTIMRNKFKVSNSKAKSLGIEFIPFEVSFKETIESLKEKKFVQL; the protein is encoded by the exons ATGAACAGTATGGATGAATTTACAAAAGGAAATGGAAGGAAAGTATGTGTAACTGGAGCATCAGGTTTTGTTGCTTCATGGATTGTTAAGTTGTTGCTTCAATCTGGTTATGTTGTCAATGCTACTGTTCGTGATCCAA GTGATCCTAAAAAGACAGAGCATTTGATGGAACTAGAAGGAGCAAAGGAAAGGCTACACCTATTCAAAGCAGAATTAATGGAAGAAGGCTCATTTGATTCTGCTGTTGCTGGATGTGAAGGTGTTTTCCATGTTGCTTCTCCTGTTATTTTTACTCCTAAAGATCCTCAG GCAGATGTAATTGATCCAGCCCTAAAGGGAACACACAATGTTCTTGCTTCTTGTAAAAAGTTTTCAAGTGTAAAAAGGGTCATTTTTACTTCTTCAGGAGctgctattttttttaatggtagaaCCTTAGCTCCTGATGTGCTGGTTGATGAAACTTGGTTTTCTGATCCTCAACTTTGCAAGGGTTCGGATGTG ATGTGGTATACACTGTCAAAGACATTAGCAGAAGAAGCTGCATGGAAATTTGcgaaagaaaatgagattgacATGGTGTGTATGAATCCTACCATGACAATTGGCCCTATGTTGCAGCCAACTCTTAATGAAAGTGTAGCTTCAGTTCTCAACTTGATCAATG GGTCAGGACTTTATCCAAACCATGCATGTCCTTGGGTACACGTTAAAAATGTAGCAGAAGCTCATATACGTGCATTTGAGATCCCTTCGGCTAAGGGGAGATACATTTTAGCGGAAAGGGTGCTACATTTTTCCGAAGTTTTGGAgattttgcatgaaatttacCCCCATTTAGTGCTTCCTCATAA ATGCGTGGAAGTCCTTACGATTATGCGTAACAAATTTAAAGTTTCCAACTCTAAAGCAAAAAGCTTGGGGATCGAGTTTATTCCATTCGAAGTAAGCTTTAAGGAGACCATTGAAAGCTTGAAAGAGAAAAAGTTTGTACAACTTTAG
- the LOC130796757 gene encoding phenylacetaldehyde reductase-like isoform X2, with protein sequence MSSGTGKLVCVTGASGYIASWLVKLLLQRGYTVNATVRDPNDPKKVEHLRSLDGAKERLHLFPANLLEEGSFDAAVEGCEGVFHTASPFYHDVKDPQVELLDPAVKGTVNVLNACAKASSIKRVVLTSSMAAVSYNGKPLTPEVVVDESWFSDPHFCRESKMWYVLSKTLAEEAAWKFVTEKGMDMVTINPAMVIGPLLQPTLNTSAAAIAKLFNGAESYYNMTFGWVNVKDVATAHILALEVPSASGRYCLVETVAHYSVIVKTLKELYPNATLPEKCADDNPLRPQYEVSKTKTRGLGIDYIPLKTSLKETVESLKEKRFISI encoded by the exons ATGAGCAGTGGAACTGGAAAATTAGTGTGCGTAACAGGTGCATCTGGCTACATCGCTTCATGGCTTGTTAAACTTCTCCTTCAACGAGGCTACACTGTTAATGCTACTGTTCGTGATCCCA ATGATCCCAAGAAAGTAGAGCACTTGCGTTCACTTGACGGAGCCAAGGAGCGCCTTCATTTGTTTCCTGCAAACCTGTTGGAGGAGGGCTCTTTTGATGCTGCTGTGGAGGGTTGCGAAGGTGTTTTTCACACTGCTTCTCCCTTCTATCATGATGTCAAAGACCCACAG GTCGAGTTGCTTGATCCTGCTGTAAAGGGAACTGTCAATGTTCTGAATGCCTGTGCAAAAGCCTCATCGATTAAAAGAGTGGTTCTGACATCTTCAATGGCGGCAGTTTCTTACAATGGAAAGCCTCTGACTCCAGAGGTGGTGGTTGATGAAAGTTGGTTCTCTGATCCCCATTTCTGTAGAGAATCAAAG ATGTGGTATGTTCTCTCTAAAACTCTGGCCGAGGAAGCTGCCTGGAAATTTGTGACAGAGAAGGGTATGGATATGGTGACTATAAATCCAGCCATGGTTATTGGGCCATTGCTACAGCCAACACTCAACACTAGTGCCGCAGCAATTGcaaaattgtttaacg GAGCCGAAAGCTATTATAACATGACATTTGGTTGGGTTAATGTTAAAGATGTCGCCACCGCACATATCCTAGCACTCGAAGTCCCTTCAGCTAGTGGAAGGTATTGTTTGGTCGAAACTGTTGCACATTACTCGGTGATTGTGAAGACATTAAAAGAGCTTTACCCTAATGCCACTCTCCCAGAAAA ATGTGCCGATGACAATCCTCTCAGGCCACAATACGAGGTCTCAAAGACAAAAACTCGAGGTTTGGGTATTGACTACATTCCTCTCAAAACCAGTCTCAAGGAGACCGTTGAAAGCTTGAAGGAGAAGAGATTTATCAGCATTTGA
- the LOC130796757 gene encoding phenylacetaldehyde reductase-like isoform X1 has protein sequence MSSGTGKLVCVTGASGYIASWLVKLLLQRGYTVNATVRDPRSANGSVCKPLSVHGYDPKKVEHLRSLDGAKERLHLFPANLLEEGSFDAAVEGCEGVFHTASPFYHDVKDPQVELLDPAVKGTVNVLNACAKASSIKRVVLTSSMAAVSYNGKPLTPEVVVDESWFSDPHFCRESKMWYVLSKTLAEEAAWKFVTEKGMDMVTINPAMVIGPLLQPTLNTSAAAIAKLFNGAESYYNMTFGWVNVKDVATAHILALEVPSASGRYCLVETVAHYSVIVKTLKELYPNATLPEKCADDNPLRPQYEVSKTKTRGLGIDYIPLKTSLKETVESLKEKRFISI, from the exons ATGAGCAGTGGAACTGGAAAATTAGTGTGCGTAACAGGTGCATCTGGCTACATCGCTTCATGGCTTGTTAAACTTCTCCTTCAACGAGGCTACACTGTTAATGCTACTGTTCGTGATCCCA GAAGTGCAAATGGAAGTGTATGCAAACCATTGTCTGTTCATGGAT ATGATCCCAAGAAAGTAGAGCACTTGCGTTCACTTGACGGAGCCAAGGAGCGCCTTCATTTGTTTCCTGCAAACCTGTTGGAGGAGGGCTCTTTTGATGCTGCTGTGGAGGGTTGCGAAGGTGTTTTTCACACTGCTTCTCCCTTCTATCATGATGTCAAAGACCCACAG GTCGAGTTGCTTGATCCTGCTGTAAAGGGAACTGTCAATGTTCTGAATGCCTGTGCAAAAGCCTCATCGATTAAAAGAGTGGTTCTGACATCTTCAATGGCGGCAGTTTCTTACAATGGAAAGCCTCTGACTCCAGAGGTGGTGGTTGATGAAAGTTGGTTCTCTGATCCCCATTTCTGTAGAGAATCAAAG ATGTGGTATGTTCTCTCTAAAACTCTGGCCGAGGAAGCTGCCTGGAAATTTGTGACAGAGAAGGGTATGGATATGGTGACTATAAATCCAGCCATGGTTATTGGGCCATTGCTACAGCCAACACTCAACACTAGTGCCGCAGCAATTGcaaaattgtttaacg GAGCCGAAAGCTATTATAACATGACATTTGGTTGGGTTAATGTTAAAGATGTCGCCACCGCACATATCCTAGCACTCGAAGTCCCTTCAGCTAGTGGAAGGTATTGTTTGGTCGAAACTGTTGCACATTACTCGGTGATTGTGAAGACATTAAAAGAGCTTTACCCTAATGCCACTCTCCCAGAAAA ATGTGCCGATGACAATCCTCTCAGGCCACAATACGAGGTCTCAAAGACAAAAACTCGAGGTTTGGGTATTGACTACATTCCTCTCAAAACCAGTCTCAAGGAGACCGTTGAAAGCTTGAAGGAGAAGAGATTTATCAGCATTTGA
- the LOC130796760 gene encoding phenylacetaldehyde reductase-like: MSGEGIGKTVCVTGASGYIASWLVKLLLQRGYTVKATVRDPNDPKKVEHLHSLDGAKERLHLVAANLLEEGSFDAAVEGCEGVFHTASPFYHDVKDPQAELLDPAVKGTLNVLKSCAKVPSITRVVLTSSMAAVALNRKPRSPEVLVDESWFSEPNFCRESKMWYVLSKTLAEEAAWKFVKEKGIDMVTINPAMVIGPLLQPTLNTSAAVIGRLFNGSETYGNSTLGWVNVKDVAMAHILAFEIPSANGRYCMVETVAHYSEVVKTLKELYPDAKLPKKCEDDGPLKPTYQVSKEKIKSLGIDYIPFKTSLKETVESLKEKKFINL; the protein is encoded by the exons atgagtggAGAAGGGATTGGGAAGACGGTGTGTGTAACTGGAGCTTCTGGTTACATTGCTTCATGGTTAGTTAAGCTTCTTCTTCAACGAGGTTACACCGTCAAAGCTACCGTCCGTGATCCCA ATGATCCAAAGAAAGTAGAACACTTGCATTCTCTAGATGGAGCCAAGGAGAGGCTTCATTTGGTTGCTGCAAACCTGTTGGAAGAGGGCTCTTTTGATGCTGCTGTTGAGGGTTGTGAAGGAGTTTTTCACACTGCTTCTCCTTTCTATCATGATGTTAAAGACCCACAG GCCGAGTTGCTTGATCCTGCTGTGAAAGGAACACTTAACGTTCTTAAGTCCTGTGCAAAAGTCCCATCAATAACAAGAGTGGTTCTGACATCTTCAATGGCAGCAGTTGCACTCAACAGAAAACCTCGCTCTCCTGAGGTGCTGGTCGATGAAAGCTGGTTTTCTGAACCTAATTTCTGCAGGGAATCAAAG ATGTGGTATGTTCTCTCGAAAACTTTGGCCGAGGAAGCTGCATGGAAGTTCGTAAAAGAGAAGGGTATTGACATGGTGACCATAAACCCAGCAATGGTTATTGGACCTTTGTTACAACCAACACTCAACACAAGTGCTGCTGTTATAGGGAGATTATTCAATG GGTCAGAGACTTATGGTAACAGTACTCTAGGGTGGGTTAATGTTAAAGATGTTGCCATGGCACATATCCTGGCATTTGAGATCCCTTCGGCTAATGGTAGGTACTGTATGGTCGAAACTGTTGCCCATTATTCCGAGGTTGTGAAGACTTTAAAAGAGCTTTACCCAGATGCCAAGCTCCCTAAAAA GTGTGAAGATGACGGTCCTTTGAAGCCGACATATCAGGTCTCCAAGGAGAAAATTAAGAGTTTGGGCATTGATTATATTCCATTTAAAACAAGTCTTAAAGAAACCGTTGAAAGTTTGAAGGAGAAGAAGTTTATAAACCTTTGA
- the LOC130796762 gene encoding zinc finger BED domain-containing protein DAYSLEEPER-like — translation MIRAVCKHCGVSLVTGGCSGTSHLLKHAKKVCSGRHLNLARGQTTSRVKKECDGSSSLEFSGKSKLKEFDQDFSKRELVFMVIMHEYPLSMVDHIGFRRFVESLNCNSKMISGTTLKRDIMKMFKEENLYLHKLLEHNESRIAITTDMWTATNQKKGYMVITSHFIDKQWVL, via the coding sequence ATGATTAGAGCTGTTTGTAAGCATTGTGGTGTTAGTCTAGTAACTGGTGGTTGTAGTGGAACTTCTCATCTCTTGAAACACGCAAAGAAAGTTTGCTCAGGAAGACATTTGAATCTCGCACGTGGTCAAACAACTTCAAGAGTTAAGAAGGAATGTGATGGGTCAAGTTCTCTGGAATTTAGTGGCAAAAGCAAACTTAAAGAGTTTGACCAAGATTTTTCGAAAAGGGAATTAGTTTTCATGGTTATTATGCACGAATATCCATTGTCTATGGTGGATCATATTGGGTTTAGGAGGTTTGTTGAAAGCCTTAATTGCAATTCTAAGATGATTTCTGGGACCACATTAAAGCGAGATATCATGAAGATGTTTAAAGAAGAAAACCTTTATCTACATAAATTGCTCGAGCATAATGAAAGTAGAATTGCAATCACTACTGATATGTGGACTGCAACCAACCAGAAGAAGGGTTACATGGTCATAACTTcgcattttattgataaacaaTGGGTCTTATGA